A single genomic interval of Verrucomicrobiota bacterium harbors:
- a CDS encoding glycosyltransferase family 2 protein — protein sequence MLKDKKIAVVMPAYNAAETLLKTHQEVLEQEIVDLVIVVDDCSHDDTLKIASELPQTITHRHAKNLGYGGNQKTCYQLALENNADIIIMVHPDYQYTPLLIPAMAHLIANNLYHCVLGSRILGGYALKGGMPWWKYIANRLLTLSENMLINAKLSEYHTGYRAFSRELLERIDLSHNSNDFVFDNQMLAQIWWYEYQIAEISCPTKYFKEASSINFRRSCVYGFGCLGTGLEFYFTKL from the coding sequence ATGCTCAAAGATAAAAAAATTGCCGTAGTGATGCCTGCTTATAATGCAGCTGAAACACTCCTAAAAACTCACCAAGAAGTCCTGGAGCAAGAAATCGTTGACCTTGTCATTGTCGTAGATGACTGCAGTCACGATGACACACTCAAAATTGCTTCTGAACTGCCTCAAACCATTACACATAGACATGCAAAAAATCTTGGCTATGGAGGTAATCAAAAAACATGTTATCAGCTAGCTTTGGAAAATAATGCAGATATTATTATTATGGTTCATCCTGACTACCAATATACTCCACTACTTATCCCAGCGATGGCTCACCTTATTGCAAATAATTTATACCACTGCGTATTAGGTTCGCGCATACTAGGTGGGTATGCACTCAAAGGAGGTATGCCCTGGTGGAAATATATTGCTAATCGCCTTTTAACATTGAGCGAGAACATGCTCATCAACGCCAAACTTTCAGAATACCATACAGGCTACCGAGCTTTCTCAAGAGAATTATTGGAGAGAATCGACTTATCTCATAACTCAAATGACTTTGTCTTCGACAATCAAATGTTAGCTCAAATATGGTGGTATGAATATCAAATTGCCGAAATCAGTTGTCCTACGAAATACTTCAAAGAAGCCTCTTCCATCAATTTCCGGCGCTCTTGCGTATACGGTTTTGGCTGTCTTGGCACAGGACTAGAATTTTATTTCACAAAACT